A region of Hydrogenimonas cancrithermarum DNA encodes the following proteins:
- the dgt gene encoding dGTPase translates to MIDYRKKLTTDRKLYPIDDIEDSFESDRGRIMTSPAFRRLQKRTQVFALELNAAVRSRLTHSLEVQQTSRFIARTVLKKLRERGGLEACGLAGLEHAFVSVAEMAALLHDIGNPPFGHFAEEAINTWVATEAPGIVDRVLGPAEESRAFRQMLLDDLASFDGNAQAIRMVEKLQRLNLSYSQTAAVLKYTRGAFEAKPPRSDELSYLKKKPGFYYAEKGFVEEMTKALSMAPGARFPITYIMEAADDISYLTADLEDAVDKGILSLDEVYRLILEESRRMNEMVGSDERWFEDVVERLYKKAQKDDKPYRFNLFLTLMRAELTRGLVEHVAQNYLDNHQAVFDGRFNHALLELDPTSPYGIAVDVLRNISIRHIYQHREVETLELKGHAILMGLLNLYRPILEIPAEALEKLCNDEKVDTLLAQKLFRRLPQKHIVAYQKSVESIDASMDGKCRRILEWYYRMRLLLDYISGMTDDFALKEFQELSAISL, encoded by the coding sequence ATGATCGATTATCGTAAAAAGCTGACCACCGACAGGAAACTCTACCCGATCGACGATATCGAAGATTCGTTCGAAAGCGACCGTGGACGTATCATGACCTCGCCGGCGTTTCGGCGCCTTCAGAAACGTACACAGGTCTTCGCACTGGAACTCAACGCGGCGGTACGAAGTCGGCTGACCCATTCTCTGGAGGTGCAGCAGACGAGCCGTTTCATCGCCAGAACGGTTTTGAAAAAGTTGCGGGAGCGTGGCGGGTTGGAAGCGTGTGGGCTCGCGGGGCTCGAGCACGCCTTCGTCTCCGTCGCGGAGATGGCTGCCCTGCTGCACGATATCGGCAACCCGCCTTTCGGCCATTTTGCCGAAGAGGCGATCAACACGTGGGTGGCGACCGAAGCGCCCGGGATCGTCGACAGAGTTCTGGGGCCGGCCGAGGAGAGCCGAGCGTTCAGGCAGATGCTGCTCGACGACCTCGCCAGCTTCGACGGCAACGCTCAGGCGATCCGGATGGTCGAGAAGCTGCAGAGGCTCAATCTCTCCTATAGCCAGACGGCTGCCGTGCTCAAATATACGCGGGGCGCATTCGAAGCGAAGCCGCCAAGAAGCGATGAACTCTCCTACCTGAAAAAGAAGCCAGGATTCTACTATGCCGAGAAGGGATTTGTCGAGGAGATGACGAAAGCTCTCTCGATGGCACCTGGCGCCCGTTTTCCCATTACCTACATCATGGAGGCGGCGGACGATATCTCCTACCTGACAGCCGATCTCGAAGATGCCGTGGACAAGGGAATTTTGAGTCTGGACGAGGTCTATCGGCTCATTTTGGAAGAGTCCAGGCGTATGAACGAAATGGTCGGCAGCGACGAGCGGTGGTTCGAAGATGTGGTCGAAAGGCTTTACAAAAAGGCGCAAAAGGACGACAAGCCTTACCGCTTCAACCTCTTTCTGACGCTGATGCGCGCAGAGTTGACGCGCGGACTGGTGGAGCATGTGGCGCAAAACTATCTCGACAACCACCAGGCGGTCTTCGATGGCAGGTTCAACCATGCGTTGCTCGAGCTCGATCCGACTTCGCCTTACGGTATCGCGGTGGATGTGTTGCGAAACATCTCGATTCGCCACATCTATCAACACCGCGAAGTGGAGACGCTGGAGCTTAAGGGGCACGCGATTTTGATGGGATTGCTGAACCTCTACCGGCCGATCCTCGAAATTCCCGCCGAGGCGCTCGAAAAACTCTGCAACGACGAAAAAGTCGATACGCTTCTGGCACAGAAACTCTTCCGGCGTCTGCCCCAAAAGCATATCGTCGCCTATCAAAAGAGTGTCGAGTCGATCGATGCCTCTATGGACGGGAAGTGTCGAAGGATATTGGAGTGGTACTACCGGATGCGCCTGCTGCTCGACTACATCAGCGGGATGACCGACGATTTCGCACTCAAAGAGTTTCAGGAGCTATCGGCCATCTCTCTTTGA
- a CDS encoding esterase-like activity of phytase family protein: protein MKIILFLSILFGSLHADMEKYDLSPASAKRMVEILDAKAIRFSPKNGIPFTGVSDLAYDSETKTLYAISDEGYLYVMKLRIGNGKIEHVALLKRHRLKDESGRPLHGKKWRDAEGLALTPKGLAVSFERKPRIVLYTPRGGYMEKVKISKILQKKSHYRGKNSMLEGVARHPVYGIVTAPERPLEKQDAAFHTIYAKMRRWRFPATAALTAIEVMPNGDFLVLERSYDWLTRRRRTILSRVHSRSCEQKVCRTERLADLDSEQGWHLDNFEGLTHVEANRYLMISDDNGNPFQKTVLVLFEIFPKSD, encoded by the coding sequence ATGAAAATCATCCTATTCCTGTCCATTCTTTTCGGATCGCTCCATGCCGACATGGAAAAATACGACCTCTCACCCGCTTCGGCGAAGCGGATGGTCGAAATCCTGGATGCGAAAGCGATCCGTTTTTCTCCCAAAAACGGCATACCGTTCACAGGCGTTTCCGACCTCGCCTACGATTCCGAAACGAAAACCCTTTACGCCATCAGTGACGAAGGGTATCTCTACGTCATGAAACTGCGTATCGGCAACGGAAAAATCGAGCACGTCGCACTCTTGAAGCGCCATCGCCTGAAAGACGAATCAGGCCGGCCACTTCATGGCAAAAAGTGGCGTGATGCGGAGGGGCTGGCCCTTACGCCCAAAGGGCTTGCCGTAAGCTTCGAACGCAAACCGAGAATCGTTTTGTACACTCCTCGGGGAGGGTATATGGAAAAAGTGAAAATTTCAAAAATTTTGCAAAAAAAGTCACACTACCGGGGTAAAAACAGCATGCTCGAAGGGGTGGCCCGGCATCCAGTCTACGGCATCGTCACGGCACCGGAACGTCCACTCGAAAAGCAAGATGCCGCCTTTCACACGATCTATGCGAAAATGCGCAGATGGCGCTTCCCCGCCACCGCGGCGCTCACCGCGATCGAAGTGATGCCAAACGGTGATTTTCTGGTGCTAGAGCGCAGTTACGACTGGCTGACGCGAAGAAGACGCACCATTTTGAGCCGGGTACACAGCCGTAGCTGCGAGCAGAAGGTATGTCGCACAGAACGCCTCGCCGACCTCGACAGCGAGCAGGGGTGGCATCTGGACAATTTCGAAGGTCTGACACACGTCGAAGCCAACCGATACCTGATGATCAGCGACGACAACGGCAATCCGTTTCAAAAAACGGTACTGGTTCTTTTTGAAATTTTCCCTAAATCCGACTGA
- a CDS encoding DUF2062 domain-containing protein yields the protein MVRKVFKQKKRNKKIDAFIEKYKIPREYLSVNRKSVTKALLVGIFIAFIPMPFQMLAVLAVSPFVRFNIPIAISMVWLSNPLTMPPMYYMEYLTGTWLFGMEPLHDVQMTLEWFKENLDEIFIPLYAGTLFYSVVVSVTVYYGVNWLWIHSVHKERKTKKAKR from the coding sequence ATGGTCAGAAAAGTATTCAAACAGAAAAAACGCAACAAAAAAATCGATGCGTTCATCGAAAAGTACAAAATTCCACGGGAGTATCTCTCCGTCAACAGAAAATCGGTGACCAAAGCGCTGTTGGTGGGGATCTTCATAGCGTTCATTCCGATGCCGTTTCAAATGCTCGCCGTATTGGCGGTTTCACCTTTCGTTCGCTTCAACATTCCCATCGCCATCTCGATGGTTTGGCTCTCCAACCCTTTGACGATGCCGCCGATGTATTATATGGAGTATCTGACGGGAACGTGGCTGTTCGGTATGGAGCCGCTGCACGATGTCCAGATGACGCTGGAGTGGTTTAAAGAGAACCTGGATGAAATCTTTATACCCCTCTATGCCGGAACCCTCTTTTACTCCGTGGTCGTTTCCGTCACCGTCTATTACGGTGTCAACTGGCTATGGATCCACTCGGTACACAAAGAGCGGAAAACGAAAAAAGCCAAGCGGTAG